A portion of the uncultured Draconibacterium sp. genome contains these proteins:
- a CDS encoding phosphatase PAP2 family protein translates to MELLQRILELDQDLFLFLNGLHNDFWDPIMVMVTRQEIWIPFFASIMFYIVKNYRTKTLLVLIALALLITVTDQFSNIIKDSFQRFRPVHDPFIGHLVHEVMGKGGPYGFVSAHAANSVAMLVLVSRIFKNRTFYFVMLSWVLIFCYSRIYVGVHYPLDLICGGLVGWLIGWGLFRLMMFVENHFFFGRSPKIEKTALSAKQAGTIVLVFSVVVITFVIAVFILRHYKLL, encoded by the coding sequence ATGGAATTATTGCAACGAATACTGGAGCTGGATCAGGATCTGTTTTTATTCTTGAATGGCTTGCACAACGATTTTTGGGATCCCATCATGGTGATGGTTACTCGACAAGAAATCTGGATCCCGTTTTTTGCCAGCATAATGTTTTATATCGTAAAAAATTATCGGACCAAAACACTTTTGGTTTTAATTGCTTTGGCGCTCTTAATAACGGTAACCGATCAATTTTCAAATATTATAAAAGATTCATTTCAGCGTTTTCGCCCGGTACACGATCCGTTTATTGGACATTTAGTACATGAGGTAATGGGTAAGGGCGGGCCGTATGGTTTTGTTTCGGCTCATGCTGCTAACTCGGTAGCAATGCTAGTGCTTGTTTCCCGGATATTTAAAAACCGAACCTTTTATTTTGTAATGCTGTCGTGGGTACTTATCTTTTGTTATTCACGTATTTATGTAGGCGTGCATTATCCACTCGACCTTATTTGTGGCGGTCTTGTAGGATGGCTGATTGGTTGGGGCTTGTTCCGGTTGATGATGTTTGTTGAAAATCATTTCTTTTTTGGTCGTTCTCCAAAGATTGAGAAAACGGCACTTTCAGCAAAACAAGCCGGAACTATTGTTTTGGTGTTTTCGGTGGTGGTAATCACGTTTGTTATTGCTGTTTTTATTCTTCGTCATTATAAGCTTCTTTAA